A genomic window from Purpureocillium takamizusanense chromosome 2, complete sequence includes:
- a CDS encoding uncharacterized protein (EggNog:ENOG503PBTG~SECRETED:SignalP(1-17~SECRETED:cutsite=AAA-LP~SECRETED:prob=0.6280)~COG:G) gives MLWLTLFTSVLAGLAAALPASEVPATSSTWNPRLILYFQTTHDKNGLPISMLPLVKEKGIAMSHLYICSFHINAGGVIHLNDYPPSHPRFLTLWNETLIMKDAGVKIMGMVGGAAAGSFTTDTLDGNVTTFEHYYGQLRDVIRQFQLQGIDLDIEEPMSQGGAYRLIERLHKDFGNDFIITMAPVASSLTGPDGFGDLNYTTLESGLGRNIDWYNAQFYSGFGSMSTPNDYLRIVNSGWKPYKVVVGQLTSPANGYGYTPYEKLNATIVTLRDKLHHRIGGIFGWEYFNSKPGGEAKPWEWAQIMTQILRPDMVPNMPITRTLAAKLERAYVESTAHLARVPGASTKAVNYLSMVDQ, from the coding sequence ATGCTGTGGCTTACACTCTTCACGTCCGTCTTGGCCGGTCTGGCGGCCGCTCTCCCGGCATCCGAGGTGCCGGCTACGAGCTCAACGTGGAACCCTCGCCTGATTCTCTACTTCCAGACGACACACGACAAGAACGGGCTGCCCATCTCcatgctgccgctggtcAAGGAAAAGGGCATCGCCATGTCACACCTGTACATCTGCTCATTCCACATTAATGCCGGCGGTGTAATACACTTGAATGACTACCCCCCGTCGCATCCACGCTTCCTCACGCTATGGAACGAAACCCTCATCATGaaggacgccggcgtcaaGATCATGGGcatggtcggcggcgccgcggctgggTCCTTCACCACGGACACCCTAGACGGAAATGTTACGACTTTCGAACACTACTACGGACAGCTCAGGGACGTGATCCGCCAGTTCCAGCTCCAGGGCATAGACCTAGACATTGAGGAGCCCATGAGCCAAGGGGGCGCATATCGCCTCATCGAGAGACTGCACAAGGACTTTGGCAACGacttcatcatcaccatggcacccgtcgcctcctcgctcACTGGGCCAGACGGGTTTGGCGATCTCAACTACACGACTCTCGAGAGCGGGTTGGGCCGCAACATCGACTGGTACAACGCCCAGTTCTACTCGGGCTTCGGCAGCATGTCCACGCCCAACGACTACCTCCGCATCGTCAACTCTGGATGGAAGCCGTACAAGGTTGTCGTGGGGCAACTGACATCGCCCGCAAACGGATATGGCTATACCCCTTACGAAAAGCTCAATGCCACCATCGTGACGCTACGCGATAAGCTACACCATCGCATTGGCGGCATCTTCGGTTGGGAGTACTTCAACAGCAAgcctggcggcgaggcgaagccCTGGGAATGGGCCCAGATCATGACACAGATCCTGAGGCCGGATATGGTGCCCAACATGCCCATCACCCGGACTCTTGCAGCGAAACTGGAAAGGGCGTACGTGGAGAGCACTGCGCATCTGGCAAGAGTTCCGGGCGCGTCCACCAAGGCTGTCAATTACCTCTCCATGGTGGATCAATAG
- a CDS encoding uncharacterized protein (SECRETED:SignalP(1-16~SECRETED:cutsite=AGA-YV~SECRETED:prob=0.8713)), which produces MRLPIVVAALASLAGAYVLDKTLPATKMAYEPSMGSCSAISTALIEPCFGTFMFCAFGHYKDNNETYASGQACAADRGLNMAATVPGIIDEEAYKTAAASLSRANQYIAKYYQSWLGAWQRAQRPRLEGGGDEDFAARAKRIRESKQRMAERTLDKSNADREVEAAKEAIQAATVPEVAREILKMVDQAGRYTADDFYSKKKVHGWYMDALTWMQQAMYLEE; this is translated from the coding sequence ATGAGACTCCCCATTGTCGTTGCGGCGCtggccagcctcgccggcgcctaTGTGTTGGACAAGACCTTGCCCGCAACCAAGATGGCATACGAGCCTTCCATGGGGAGCTGTAGCGCCATCTCCACGGCGTTGATCGAACCCTGCTTCGGCACGTTCATGTTCTGCGCATTCGGGCACTACAAAGACAACAACGAGACGTACGCGAGCGGTCAAGCCTGTGCTGCGGATCGCGGCCTCAATATGGCTGCCACCGTCcccggcatcatcgacgaggaggctTACAAGACGGCTGCCGCGAGTCTCTCTCGTGCGAATCAGTATATTGCGAAATATTACCAGAGTTGGCTCGGCGCGTGGCAGAGAGCCCAGAGGCCCAGACtggaagggggaggagacgaGGACTTTGCTGCCCGCGCAAAGCGGATCAGGGAGTCCAAGCAGCGAATGGCGGAGCGGACGCTCGACAAGAGCAACGCGGACCGGGAAGTAGAggcggcgaaggaggcgATTCAGGCTGCCACGGTACCGGAAGTTGCCAGGGAGATTTTGAAGATGGTCGACCAGGCCGGAAGGTACACCGCCGACGATTTTTACAGCAAGAAAAAGGTGCATGGGTGGTATATGGATGCGCTCACGTGGATGCAACAGGCCATGTACTTGGAGGAATGA